Proteins encoded by one window of Manihot esculenta cultivar AM560-2 chromosome 10, M.esculenta_v8, whole genome shotgun sequence:
- the LOC122724844 gene encoding cell surface glycoprotein 1-like — translation MVRIKMKATGGPFMWKKLGLPRPVPSDSDDEAQDAPPPATASAETPPATSTGTGRTDSPAVQIYRRQKKRPRTPPSTLAPTAGPEGKKFPETTTPTGHSQKRPRTQSPPRFEPEPEPTIAKDTDAPTDSTSDVPNAVTNAVPSHMPSNVPSDAPTDFTSAMPSDAPRDLPSDVPSDVPTDTLSDMPSNLPSDLPRPTHPDHIVKALTFNKISERTRLLKISSLPYHPGVRHSHGL, via the exons ATGGTAAGAATCAAGAtgaaggccaccggcggaccgttcatgtggaagaaattAGGGCTTCCGCGACCCGTCCCTTCCGACAGCGATGACGAGGCGCAAGATGCCCCTCCACCAGCCACCGCCAGCGCCGAAACACCACCGGCCACAAGCACAGGAACAGGACGCACCGATTCACCGGCCGTCCAGATATATCGCCGGCAAAAGAAACGGCCAAGAACGCCGCCATCCACATTAGCCCCGACGGCAGGCCCTGAGGGCAAAAAGTTCCCCGAAACCACCACTCCCACCGGCCACAgccagaaacggccaagaactcAGTCGCCACCGAGGTTCGAGCCAGAACCGGAACCTACCATCGCCAAAGACACTGATGCGCCAACTGATTCCACCAGCGATGTGCCCAACGCTGTGACCAACGCTGTGCCCAGCCATATGCCAAGCAATGTGCCTAGCGATGCGCCTACTGACTTCACCAGCGCTATGCCCAGCGATGCGCCCAGGGACTTACCAAGTGATGTGCCTAGCGATGTGCCCACAGACACACTCAGTGATATGCCCAGcaatttgcccagcgatttgcccaggccAACACACCCAGATCACATCGTCAAAGCACTGACATTCAACAAAATTTCTGAACGCACCAGGCTGCTTAAAATTTCATCCTTACCATATCATCCAG GAGTTCGCCAtagccatgggctgtga